The genomic DNA AATATCAAATTACGAAGAGGCACAAAGGAGAGGTTTTCAGGCCTTCTTTCGATGGGTGAAAGATCGTCCTAATCTATATAATATTGTACAACAGGCGGTAGTTGTTGATGATAGTTTATATAGATGGTATTATGCAAAGCTCGCAAATGGATTTTTAAAAAGTTTATCGGCTGGTATGGAAGCGGGAGAGTTTAAACGGCTTGATAAAGAAACAATTGCGTATTGTCTTATGTCAATTGGGCAATTTTTAGGAATGCGATGGGGTTATTGGGAAGAGAAAGATGTTCCAGAAGATGTATTTGAAGCAGCGATGTCATTAATATTTGAAGGATTGAGAAAGAGATAAGGGGTGGGGAGAATATGCAAGGCATTGCTTATTGGAT from Bacillus basilensis includes the following:
- a CDS encoding TetR/AcrR family transcriptional regulator, whose translation is MSEKTIMDVKNLTTKGLETREKLLCAAEEVFGSKGYYEASIVNITQEAKVAHGTFYNYFPSKKDIFDELIRRLNRELRLIIKEEMKGISNYEEAQRRGFQAFFRWVKDRPNLYNIVQQAVVVDDSLYRWYYAKLANGFLKSLSAGMEAGEFKRLDKETIAYCLMSIGQFLGMRWGYWEEKDVPEDVFEAAMSLIFEGLRKR